In Phalacrocorax carbo chromosome 1, bPhaCar2.1, whole genome shotgun sequence, the genomic stretch TGTCCAGAACTGACTAGgtttaaaagcaattatttaGCGATCTTGCGAAATCTGACAGAGTTTTGCAAGGACATAAATTCCAGGAGTGAACTGTCTGCGTGAAAAGGTACAGTACGATGCACAGATCCTTCCTGGAGCAGCTGTTTTCGAAAGCTGAAAGAGGCTATAAATAGAGTGCCACTTGATTGACAGTTCACATGAAACTAAAACAGAGTAAATAGGAAACAGTAGCTAGTTCTAGGGTGTCTTCCTTCAATATTCCCTATATATTACACTGTAGCATAACACCACCATCCAAGGGAATGGTTCACTATGCATGTATCATTCATACCCTCACATCCTCCTTCCAACACATTGTGAACCGCATTGTTTGTTATGGACTTGCTACGATGGGTCTCCTTTGATTTGCCAGCTGAAAAAGAGCAGCAAACAGAGACACATATAACCTACTTCATTTTGTACTGGTGTCCATAACTGTTTTGAGAAATTTACCagaaaaccccacccaaacaaaagCCCCGAGCAAACcaaccaaagggaaaaaatgcacaCGGACAATGCCTCAAGCCTCCCAATAATATTACTAtgtcaaaatgaaatgtttgacTTGCATTTGTTCTGCCTGTCAGACCGCTGAAACAGTACAAAACCAGTATAAATTGGAAGAAACCTTACTTCCCATTCAGACTAGATTAGCGATGACCAACAATCAGTGTTACCTATTGACCACTGTGGTCTCAGTCTGCATCCAAAAAACAAAGCTCCTACGTGGAACTGCTGAagtctgaaagagaaaagcccCATATATACACTAAACGACACATAAAAAGGCACAACAACAGGCCTGCGTCTGGTAAATCTGCACGCAAGCAATCACACCTGACTAGCAGCAAAATTAGCGGGTGTATTAAGGCCATAAATGCCATTTTGAATACAAGCGTGATGGCTTTACAAGACAAGCACACCATGCACTAATCcctttctttaaaagcagaagtcagTGAGGACTGAGCAACTCTTGCCACAACCAATGCAGATCTTAACACCAATTCAGTGGGAAGCCTCTCCCAGGTTCTTTCTTCTCAAGGTTATAAAGCTACTGAACGTGTTTAggttaaatgaaaaacagtaaaCACGAGCCCTGAACCTAGTCACCAGGGGGATTTTGGTTTTAACTAAAGCTATGAACATTTTATTAGAGCAGTGTCCAGAAAACAGATTCTTAGTACACCTGGGAGGATGATTTCTACCGATCAAATCTTAATAGTTCAACCGGCAGAAACACAatcatgtaaaagaaaaaagaaaaagaaaaaaaaaaatcttacagtcCTTCTTCAAAACCTACACACTACAGTCCTAATTTTAACATCGAGCTTTTCTGCTCCAgttggagcaggggaaaaaattccTTAAGTATCCCGTCAGAACGATACCTGCGTTTGATCACTAAAAGTCAGAACAATCCTCAGGTAAGACTTGATTTGGCCAAGCGCAACTGTCAATAGGTTACAAAAGTCAAAAGCCGTTACATCACTAGTTCTcaacctttttttaattttaggacctcagaaatttttttcccaaaggacTTATGTGCACGTACACCCCCTCTATAGTAGGTGGAAACCTACCAGCCACGATCTTGCTTTTCTCAATTACCTTTTGTGGATTACTGAGTGCTCAGGGACTACAGAGAGAAAACTACTGAGTTAGACTTGGTAATCCGATATGCCACCTTAAATTCCAGCAGGAAACCAAATGAAAACCAATACCGACCACAGGCAGAGATGCCTAGGAGGTACAAGAAAACACACTTTTTGCAACGCTGTAAATTAGTTCCACCCCCAGTACTCCAGCGTTTCGACTCAAAAAGCAGGAATTATTTTGCGTTTGCGAGCAGTGAGCCATCTTCCCTGGAAAGCCACCCCACGCAACTCGGAGCGTCATTATGATACATGCAACAGACCGCCGCGCCTCCAAAAACACGTGAATAAATATCGGTTTTTAAATGTTTCGGGGCAGGGGGAGACGCAGAAGGCGTGCCACCTGCGCCGTCCCAAAGAATATCGGTAGTTCGTTGGCACGAAAGAACCCTCCCTGCAGCTTCGTAAACTTCAGGACAGAAACTAACGCTATTTTTAACTTAGGGCGCTCGGAAAGGGAAAATAACGAGCCTCGCGTCTGGAAGAgagggcagcgcggaggcggaGGCCTTCCGAGGAGCCCccggaggggctgcagggcgaCCCCGGGCACAAAGGCCGGCCCGGCAAGGCTGCGCCCAGCGCCGTGAGGCGGCTCAGCCCAGCGCCCGCCTTCCCAACGCCAGGAAGCTCCGGGAAGCCCGGGGAAAAATCACGCCGCGATCCCGGCACTGACGCGCTCCGTTGGCAGGCTTTAGAGGCTCCGGGCCGGTAAATCCGGACCCCGTTCGGCCCCCGGGGCACAAACCACGGCGCGGTTTTAAGCCGCCGCCCAACTTGCCGGCTGGGTCTCCCTCACGCAACAGTTCCTTCGGGGAGGGAGGCGGAGCGGGGCGGTTGGAGAGGGGAGCGGGGAGCCCTGCCGTGACCGGGACCCCGCCGAGGGCGCGGGGGGGTGGCTTGGGGGGGTAGGGATCCGCTGTCtcctgcccccgccccgcgcgtGGGGAGAGGGGcgcccagccccctcccatcgctgggggggggtggggtggggtgtaaGAACGGCTCGTCGGTGCCCGCCTCGCCCCCCTCCCTTCACTCCCTGCCCTTACCCAGGTAGTGCCTCCGCAGCAGGCcgggctcctccagccccaggctCCGCTTCCGCACGTCCCACAGCAGGTGGGGGCCGTGCCCGCGGGACATGGCCCCgtggggagtgggggggcgTGTGCGTGGGTGCGTGTGTATTTGTGCTATCGGGCGCTCCGCTGGTCCCCGCCACCCCTCGCGATCACCATGGAAACCGGCTGGCCGGCGCGCGCGCGGCGCTCTCACGCCCGCCTCGCGCCGAGGTACCGACGAGGAGCGatcagcggcggcggcggctcagCGCCCCGCCCCCATCCATgacgccccgcccccccgcggggtcccgccctgccccgcctcCCGGCGCGAGGGAGGGGGCCGCGGCGCACCGAGGCTACAGGCCTCTCGCGGGAACTGGGAACGTCGCCGCGGGGGGAACCCCGCCCCACGAATGGGAACGGGCCGTCGTGGAAATGACGGGTGACGACAACGTCGTCAATGGCTTCACCGGCCGAATAGGCTCTCCCGCCAAGCGCTGAAGCCGCGGGGTGGCCATCTTGGGTGTGGGCGTATAGTTGCGGCCCAGAGTTTCCCGCGCCGGCCATCTTGAATGGGAGATTGAAGCCGTCCCGGCGGCCATCACTGAGCCGGGCGCTCGTGCCCTGCCCAGAGAGGCCCGCGGTACCTCCCCCGAGGGCGCTGGCGCCAGCTCTCCTCACGGGGCGGGGACAGGCCGTCCTAACCAATAGCACTGCGCGAACTCCgccgcctcgccccgcccctTGCAGAGGCCGCCAATCAGCGCTCAGGGGGCGGTGCTCCTCCCCTCGGCACGGGGGCGGGACTGTGGCGGGTAGGCGGGGCTTGCTGGGGGCGGTGGAAGGACGGCGGGTCGCGGAGGGTCGGAGCTGCCGGTGTGCGCTCTCCTGCCCCACCGCCACCGCCGCCTCGCGACCCCGGAGCTCCCCCGAGATGGCGGCCGCCGTCGCGGGGCTCCGCGCCTCCTACCATCGCCTGCTCGATCGCATCGAGCTCATGCTGCCGCCGCGGTTCCGGCCCTTTTACAACCACCCGGCAGGTAACGGGGCGTCCTCCCGCCGggggtggtggcggcggcggcccaaGGGGTGCCCGGCTGCGCCGCCTCCGGGCGGGGGCTGAGGTGTCACCTCAGCGGCGGGTCCCCCCGGGGGTGTCGTGGctgggggcggggtggggtgcAGGGCCGCGCCTCCGTTACTCCCGCTCCGGCGCGGGGACAGCCGCCGAGGAGCGGGGTCCTGGTCGTTCGAGGAAAGCTGCTTTTATGtggggaggagaaaagcaagCCAGGCGCGGGGCTAGTTGTCCCTGCCGACCCTGCGAGGCAGCAGCGCCCTTGCCTGTCGCTGCCGCCTCTCCGCGGCTCGGAgctggggggcggggcgggctcCACAGGGGCCCGCGGGCTTCGGCCGCCGCTTCTTTCAGGGTGGCGGGCTGGAAAAACATGGGGGAGCGAGTGAGGCAGGCGAGGGTTTCTGGTCTCGAAGTGTACGCCGGTTTAAGTCAAGCTGCTgtgtactttattttctttccgCCGAGTCCGGCGCCGCTACCGAAGACAGCTCCTGCCCTTCATGGATCCGCTCCCGCAGCTGAGGCGTTCCTGTGGGCTGGAGGGCCTTGGCCCCCGAAAGGCCCGAGCTTCCCTGAAACGAGCTACCCTTACCTGACCTAAAGCTTACCTTTACTTGAGCAAACACGGCTTTTTTGTGTTAGTAGGGAGAAACCTCTTGTAAAGTGATCTGCTGCAATGCCATTTAGGTGATGTTTGGCATGTCAACAAATTGCACTGGGTAGTTAAAAAGAGTGATAAAACCCTAAAATTCCATAGGCAGCTGTGCccactgttttgtttcagtgtgaTATGCATCCTTGACTCTTCACCTACCTGGAATACGCACTGTGAAAATGGACTTTAGTCGGTTGCTCCATCCTCCTAGAATGGTCCCCTCATGAAATGAAAGTTGTTGCTTTAAAGAAATCACAATTAAAGAGTGAAAACTGCAGTTATTGAAATGTCTGATTTGTTCTGAATTCATTAGACCTACACATATAGACTTttctctatatatatacacacacacttatcATGAATGTAATTTTTGTATATAAAGAGTCAATGTGCCCAGCACTTCCATTGTAAAGGTGTCAGGCCTTTGAGTGCCACATTCACCCTGTGTGAAATGTGGCAGCTTGCCACTGCTTTTATTGAACGCAAGGCACAATGAGCATTCAGAACTTCCATGTTCATTCTCCATCAGAACTGTAGTACTAATTGAAAAAGGCATTGGAGGTTCTCTTGGAGAGCTTTTTCACTTCACAGAACTGCCAGTGGGCCACTTTTGTTCGCCATCGTCGTGttgaagttaataaaaaaaaaaaaaccaaccagttTTTAGGGACTCTGTGTATGTATCTATATATGTCTATATGTCTGCCGTAATCCCTACTGATGGCATGAGAAAAGCCACAGGGCAAGCAAGTTTTGAAACTGAACCTCGGCCACTTCTGTTTCAACCTTGAATGTCTTGAAGGCGGGTCTGGGAGAAAGTTATGCAATAGATGTCACTCTGACTGCAAAAGAAGTAGGTTAAAAATGAAAGGCTCACATTTTATCTCTGGTGATATCCAAGTTTCTAGTCTAATTTAGGAATATAAATATCATTATCATGAAACAATAAATCGTTTGTAAGAAATGAAGAACAATGCTTACTTCTTTTCTGGCACAAAGAAGACGTCCAGTAAAATAATTGATGCCTGGtctgaaaagctgtttctttggCTGGCATTGCAGAGAGCGAGGctgctggaggacagcaaaggGCCTGGTGTGCAGCACACCAACTCCCCAAACTGCCACGGAGCAGGGAACATGGCTCTTGGCAGCCAGGGGGAAGTGTGGGCTGAGCGTGTACTCTCTGTCCTTTGGcctctttcatttgctttgcctAATTAAACTAAACTCTCCAGGATGAAGAGTTCTTACGTGTAATAGAAATCATAAATTCTGTAAAGTGGACACATATATGAATATCCAAATTAGCCTCGGTATGTCCCTGCTCTGATGTGCTGCTGTCACATTCATCCTTGAAAACTGCTGGGTTTCAGGATGTGGGAAGAGCTCGTCCGGGCTGGCTGCTCGCTGGCATGCCTCCAGGAGAGGTGTTCCGCTTGCAGAACTGTTAGACAAACTTCCCTTATAACACGCTTGGCTTGGTACCTTACTTGTCTTCAGTTGTTTCTTATCAGGTTATCTAGTATTGATAAAAATTAATGTCAGCCTCGTGAAAACTTTACTAGTTGTTTTGAGAATGTcgatttaataatttatattcacCCCACATTCTccagtactccaaatgtgtatttgtgttttagaagaaaatagattatAGTAATTAAAACTACTTCCATGGGACTTTTGTGAGACTGATTTGTAAAGAGCTATACTTGCAGCCCGATACTGACATACTAAGTAGCTGCCTAAGAGAACAGCAATTGAGGTTTATGTCTTTAAAGGATGAATATTGAGCTGTATTTATTCAACAATATTAGACAGTGTTAGTGGCTGCACAACCCCACacatcctaaaaaaaaaaaattaaatcccgTGTAGGTAGAAACGATCAGTTACCCAAGCGAAAAGTGATGTGCTAGTAGTTATTAACTGCAATTTGAAACTTGATCGCTGTCACAAGCAGTGGTGGGTCTGAGGGATTTGTGCAAAGCTGCCAAGCCAGTTTTTGTTGCATTCTGTGTTGCGGTTGCCCTGCCCTTTTATAGGGTTTAGTTGGCTTTAAGGTGATGGGAGCAACTGTTATGTGTAACAATTAGTCTTATCCCCCAAATTATGAGTTGCTTCACAGTTGCTTGCTATAGAAACCTAACAGTTAATTTTTTGCAAGTCATAGGTTTAAAGCTGAGGGTGATTAAAAGACAGGGTATAAATAGTTACTGCAAAGCCTTTTTAAGGTTGAATTGTTAGGGGAAAATGAGCTCAtgtaaaaagcaagcaagcaaagtCCTAGTGTTTATcgtttatattttaaaactttactCATAATATGTAACACATTACAGTGAAAACTTGGCTTCATCTTGCATGTTATCAGAACACTAAGCAGTGGCCTAGTGAGAGCTAAAACTTGATGTGTTTCAATGAAATCAGAACCTGTGTCCTGACTGTCTCCCAGTGTGGTGGGTTGATACTTTGGATTGTGGTCTCTCTTTTAAGACTGCCAGCGGTAGTCCTAGGTGAATGATTTCTGACATGGTTGGCAGCCTGCATGTTGTGGGTGTGGTATTACAGTAATTTGTTTCAACCAACCAGTTGCTGTTTTAGCACCACTGTAAGATACGTGTATTTGTAAGACAGATGGTTTCCCCCCAGATCCCATTCTGTTgacttttctcccttccttctgtagatttttctccccttcccccacaaTCCTCCTTTGCCTGTTGGTAGATTGTTGGGGTGTGGGGTTGATTAGGtgggaagcattttttttcctaaaaggaCATGGTTATCCAGAGGTGCATGAGGACGCTCTCCTTGTGGCATTTGCTGCTATTTAAGCTTGCAATTTCTACTCTCACTTTAACCACCTaatgctgctgtgcagcatgTCTTCTGTAGCGTGAAGAGAtaggctgtgttttggaaaggaaggagagactGACTTGTTACAGTAccagtaataaaatattttggggttttagTTTATAAGATTCAGTTCCAAAGATTTCAAATACTAATTCTGCTAGTTCAGCTGTGGAGTAGCTTTGAATCATTATATGGAAACTGACCTCACTAGTCCTAGGCCTTTTCCCAACTCTTTTCATTATAAATGCATTTTGCCTGCTCTAGAGTCCTTGTTtgcttaaaaaggaaatacaaaatccTACTCACCTGTTGTGGAAATGGGTGGACTGGTGACACAGCTGAAGGTTGATGCACTGAGTTAACGAACTGAGTAGTAGGTGTTAGGGCTCATACAGTGCTAGAAACTGTGCTAATGTACAAAAttggttattaaaaaaaaaaacacaacaaaacttACTGTGGGTATTAAAGCAGCTACATCTCACCAAataatttaacttttctttcccccctctccttcctccctcaggtcccaaaacagtgtttttctgGGCACCTGTTATGAAATGGGTAAGTATAGGAGGCCGGCTGGTGTGTGGATGTCAGTCAGAGGGCAACCTGCAGCAACCTGTTGAGCAAGCAGTAGTTTCCCAGCAGATATCTGAGCCTACAGAAAGGTGCtctctgcctcatttttacaaggctctatttttaaatatacattaaCAAAACTGGCCTTAATCATATACAGCACAACATGCAGGGGCTATAGCGGGGGAAAAATGCTGTGTGGAAAAAAACTGTACTCTTGGCTGAAAGCTTCACAAAATCTTTCTCTTGTGAAACATTAACTGTTGCTCAAGATAGGCATGAGCTAGCATATAATTCAAAACTCTTAAAGCATTATTTCTTCTGAGATTGAGGAATTTGAGGAGTATATTAAGGAAGCCAATTCCTAAGCCTCAAAGTCTGAAGGCAGGTTGAAGCATGTCAGAGTGCAAGGTAATCTTTGAGAAAACACAAGCAGCCACcacctagaaaagaaaaaaggcaactgCCATTTCGGCTATCAGTAGCTCTCCGCTTCCCACTTGGTTACAGCCCTTGGCTATGGCTGTGTGCAGGTGAAGTATATGCCTCCCTCTAATTCACTGTACTCCTAAGTTGGTGTGTTGGtacagataaaataaataagctgTAAAATCATAAAGCTGTTTGATCTCCTTGTTTGATGACAAGCAGGGATATAACCTGCTCTTCCTATCACTAGCTGGTTCGTAAGTTTGCTGCTGTGAATTCCAACTTTTTATAGGCCACAGGCAATGCATTACACTCTAAGCTGTAGCTTGGTTTCTTTGTCAATCTAAACTGAAGCTGCAGTAACCGTGGTTAACCTTCCAGAGGCTCTCCCAGGCAATGTGCTCAAGCCTGAGCGTACAGGCAACTCTGTTGAGCAGGCTGGTGTCGACGGCTGCTGTATTAACAGAGCTAATACAtggatcttttttcttttgtgaacaTGCAGGTCTAAGCTTACAGCGaagttcttcactgagaaataaaaattacttttcccttACATGGCAAAGGCATGTGTACTGCAGTTACTCAGGTGTGCTGAAAATCTGTACCTCTGTGACACCACAACAGCAACATCAATCCCATAAGTGAGGCAGCACACAGGAAGTCTCTACCCTTGAAAATGGGTTTCTTGATTGGAGCCAAAGGAGTCCTTAGTGGCAGTCAGTGAATTAAAAACATCAGGACTCTCTTACTTGTGGGATTTTGGTTTTTgcgggtttttttgttttgctttttgtgaacTCCTGTTACATGAACATaaaattgtatttccagcagaggGCAAtaacagagcaaaacaaatcATGCAGCTTGTTTGCTAGTAATGTTGGCAAGTAGATCAGCCAAGCTGTTCCTCATTTCACCTGGaatttttctacttttactgaaattatataaaaaaataagtacTTTTACCTCCTCAGGTGAAGCTGAGCGAAGACTATATGGTGTCATATCTATGTCTTCACCAGCAATATCTTAGCCTGAGCTTTAGGAAGAAGGGCCTCATTTAGTTAAGCTTCTACTTGTTGcatgaaaaccatttttttcagctgctttcttaAGCATCTGTGCTTAAATTAaccttgtttttaataaaaaattgccACCGTGTGGGATTTTATTGCAAGCCAATTGCACCCCTCATCACCATGTTCTAACTCCTACCGCAAGGGACTCTAAGTGGATGGTGTCTCTGAGCGTCTAATTACCCTGCTCATATAATACATCCCATCTCCTGCATAACGTGTATAGAATAAGCACCGAGCTGTGAAGCAGCTTCCCCTTGTAAAGCGTTTGATCTGCTACAGGAGGTCCTGGCACTGGACTGGTGCTCACTTGATGTTTCTCTTTACAGGGTTTGGTATGTGCTGGAATGGCTGATATGACCAGGCCAGCAGAAAAGCTCAGCACAGCACAGTCTGCAGTACTAATGGCCACAGGTAAAGCCAAAGTTACTCCATGCTTTTACACAGCACCCTCTCGAAAACTGCATGCACTTCTTTCTGAATCCTCCATCAGTACTAATCCACTTCTATAGAAAAGGCTTAACTATCATATGCTAGCTCTCACTATTGCTGTCAGATGATAACTCTAGGATAGACCTATACTTGTTATTAAATCTGTAAGAGCTCTGTGATTACGTACCATGGGATTTTCTACACATCTTAATTTGGAATTGTCCAGAGCAAGTTGTTATGAGTTAGGATATGAGTTTCATCCTTAAGTTACAATGATACCACTCATTCCACTGAGTGACCTCTTTTGCTTCAGGTCAAGTAATTTTGAAATCAGTCCAGGATATAGTGACTTTTTTAGAACAGACTTTAAGGGATTAAACAATGGTAGGGTAATTACACTAATGTAACTGGAAAGAATTTCCACGTGTTAAAAGTTCTTGGAAGCAGTGGTACATGGATGGCTGCACTGCTGTCTGCCGTGAATTTTCACACTAGCAGAAACAGTATTCTGTATTTAAGGTGTTCCACCAGATCTTGTCAGGGTCGGGACTTGTAGCAGCTAAAGCTGAAAATCAGAATTACAGCTGccatcttcttccttctctggaCTTTATTGCGATATCTGACACAGCACTGTGCATTTTGCATGGCATGTAAACCTTTCTTGACTGGAGGATTCTGTAATCTCTAAGCTGGTGCAGCAAGCTGAATATACTACAGCAAAATGCCACTACCCTGCACTGGAGGATTAAGGTCTAGACTTCTGTAGAGCACAGAGGGTCTTTGTTTGATATTAAGACTACAATTGACCTTATTGTGTAGTTATTTTGGAAAAACGCAATACATACCTGTAGCTGTCCCATTGGCACTTGATGTGCTTTTAACTGAGAAATGGCTAGTTATAAGAAAAGCAGTTGCCTAACGTGAAGTTGTAAAACTTGTTTACTTAAAGTGGCCCATGATTCTGTCTCCAAGCTTAGGGGAATGTCTGATTATTTCACTTT encodes the following:
- the MPC2 gene encoding mitochondrial pyruvate carrier 2 yields the protein MAAAVAGLRASYHRLLDRIELMLPPRFRPFYNHPAGPKTVFFWAPVMKWGLVCAGMADMTRPAEKLSTAQSAVLMATGLIWSRYSLVIIPKNWSLFAVNFFVGCAGGSQLFRIWRYNRELKAKQQEQLQQRDA